The nucleotide window TCTTAACCTTACCGTCGAGTGTGGGAATTTCAACATTGGCGCCCAGTGAAGCCTGGGAAACTGAAACATATAAATTGTACAACAAATCGTTGCCATCACGGATGAGATCCGGATGCTTTTCTTCTTCAATAATAACCAGCAGATCACCGTTAATGCCACCACGCCTTGCGGCATTTCCCTTTCCTGAAACCGAAAGCTGCATACCTTCGGCCACACCGGCCGGAATACGGAGTGAAATCACTTCCTCGCCGCGCATAACCCCTTCACCGGAGCATTTTGTACATTTGTTTGTAATGATTTTACCATCGCCGTCGCACGCAGGACAAACCTGTGTGGTCTGCATCTGGCCAAGAAAAGTGCTTGTAACACGCGTTACATGTCCCGATCCCCTGCAGGTGCTGCAGGTGCTATACGAACTACCGTCTTTGGCACCGGTACCATGGCATACATCGCACTGAATATATTTTGAAACCTTCAATTTCTTTTCAACGCCTTTTTCAATCTCATCAAGTGTAAGTTTTACTTTTAACCGCAGATTGCTGCCCCTTGCCATTTGACGGCCCCCACGTCCTCTTCCCTGTGAACTGAAGTTGCCAAATCCCCCGAAGCCCAGGTCACTGAATATATCACCGAAATGTGAAAATATGTCATCCATTGACATGCCGCCGGCTCCATTGAAACCTCCTGCCCCGCTGACACCGGCATGGCCGAACTGGTCATATCGTTGTTTTTTCTGGGGATCACTGAGTATTTCATATGCCTCTGCAGCCTCCTTGAATTTCTCTTCGGATTCTTTGTCTCCCGGGTTACGGTCGGGATGAAATTTCAGAGCCTGCTTGCGGTAAGCCTTTTTAATTTCTTCGGCTGAAGCATTTTTTGAAACTTCAAGTACTTCGTAAAAATCGCGTTTTGCCATGAGATGAGCTCTTAATTCCCTTATTC belongs to Bacteroidales bacterium and includes:
- the dnaJ gene encoding molecular chaperone DnaJ; this translates as MAKRDFYEVLEVSKNASAEEIKKAYRKQALKFHPDRNPGDKESEEKFKEAAEAYEILSDPQKKQRYDQFGHAGVSGAGGFNGAGGMSMDDIFSHFGDIFSDLGFGGFGNFSSQGRGRGGRQMARGSNLRLKVKLTLDEIEKGVEKKLKVSKYIQCDVCHGTGAKDGSSYSTCSTCRGSGHVTRVTSTFLGQMQTTQVCPACDGDGKIITNKCTKCSGEGVMRGEEVISLRIPAGVAEGMQLSVSGKGNAARRGGINGDLLVIIEEEKHPDLIRDGNDLLYNLYVSVSQASLGANVEIPTLDGKVKIKIEPGTQPGKILRLRGKGLPEVNAYGKGDLLVSINIWIPKNLSREEKKILEKLDESENFKPNPDSGDRNFFDRVKNYFE